A single region of the Salicibibacter cibi genome encodes:
- the glyA gene encoding serine hydroxymethyltransferase, which translates to MSMVETNYEVHDTKVLNWAKEIIEGSPSEQLVQQEVINAVERNAIWRGQECLNLLAPEAPTSPAVRRLLSAEVGTRAAEGHIGSQQRWFAGTKYIDEIESLCIELLKKVFDSNYADHRLVASMIGNMAVYTALTEPGDDIMTLSQPFGGHSSNRNDGPAGVRGLKVTDVPMDPVELEVDLDKFAAKAREKKPKVVSLGASMTLFPFPLKQMKEIVSEWEGKIFFDGAHQLGLIAGGKFQDPLNEGADVMTGSAGKTFSGPQSGIMVWDDVNLTKPFTDTIFPTLAATHQVNRVAALAVSCAEFLAFGKDYMEQIVTNAKALGNALHQRGISVLGSDKDFTETHQVILDVKRFGGGYEVANKLAEANIITNKNLIPGDRPEDWDYPNGLRIGTTEITRKGMKEPEMEMIADYIDQLLNNRETPENVKLKVLDMTTSFQKIHYCF; encoded by the coding sequence ATGAGTATGGTAGAAACAAATTATGAAGTGCACGATACAAAAGTTTTAAACTGGGCGAAAGAAATAATTGAAGGAAGTCCATCTGAACAGTTAGTTCAGCAGGAAGTTATTAATGCTGTGGAGCGAAATGCCATCTGGAGAGGACAAGAGTGTTTGAATCTCCTCGCTCCGGAAGCCCCTACAAGCCCGGCTGTTCGCAGATTGTTATCAGCCGAAGTGGGAACACGAGCAGCAGAGGGGCATATCGGGAGCCAACAACGGTGGTTTGCCGGGACAAAATACATTGATGAAATTGAATCCTTGTGCATTGAACTGTTAAAAAAAGTATTTGACTCAAATTATGCCGACCACCGGCTAGTGGCAAGCATGATTGGCAATATGGCCGTTTACACAGCATTAACAGAACCGGGTGACGACATTATGACATTGTCTCAACCGTTCGGTGGGCATTCGAGCAACCGCAACGATGGACCTGCGGGTGTTCGAGGATTGAAAGTTACAGACGTTCCGATGGACCCAGTTGAACTCGAAGTTGATCTCGATAAATTTGCGGCAAAAGCACGAGAAAAAAAACCAAAAGTTGTATCGCTAGGGGCTTCCATGACCTTATTTCCTTTCCCTCTCAAACAAATGAAAGAGATTGTTAGCGAATGGGAAGGAAAAATTTTCTTTGACGGTGCCCACCAATTAGGGCTTATTGCCGGAGGGAAGTTTCAAGATCCTTTAAATGAAGGCGCAGATGTGATGACCGGATCTGCAGGGAAAACGTTTAGCGGTCCACAAAGCGGGATTATGGTCTGGGATGATGTTAATCTTACGAAACCATTTACCGATACGATTTTCCCTACCCTTGCAGCTACGCATCAAGTCAATCGCGTTGCCGCTTTAGCGGTGTCTTGCGCCGAATTCCTGGCATTTGGAAAAGATTATATGGAACAAATTGTTACAAACGCCAAGGCTCTCGGAAATGCGCTTCACCAAAGAGGAATTTCCGTACTCGGTTCCGATAAAGACTTCACGGAAACCCATCAAGTTATTCTCGATGTAAAAAGGTTCGGGGGTGGCTACGAAGTAGCCAATAAGCTGGCGGAAGCCAATATTATAACAAATAAAAATCTCATACCTGGCGACCGCCCCGAAGACTGGGATTATCCAAACGGTCTCAGAATCGGAACAACGGAAATTACAAGAAAAGGCATGAAAGAACCAGAAATGGAAATGATTGCTGATTACATCGATCAGCTCCTTAATAACAGAGAAACACCTGAAAATGTAAAATTAAAAGTCCTTGATATGACCACATCATTCCAAAAAATTCATTATTGTTTTTGA
- a CDS encoding M20 metallopeptidase family protein, with protein sequence MKEELFTRLEEIYPDLVAFRRDLHKFPELSHTEVHTPKKVADFLTNLGLEVRTGVGGRGVVGILKGTKLGKTIALRADFDALPIQDEKDVEYKSQIPGVMHACGHDIHTAGLLGVAKVLSENRDSLAGTIVFIHQFAEEVIPGGAKFMIEDGAMDGVDVVYGAHVSSSDPLGVVDVRDGNMMANGDTFEIEISGKGGHAATPHLTVDPLIVGSQMMLNLQQIVSRQIDPLQSAVVSVTSFQGGDSFNVIPDKATIKGTVRTFDPNIRDWVEESIKKIAVSTSDTFGATATCNYVRGYPAVVNNPEETDRIEQTATELYGKENVKRNPPKMGMEDFAYYVKEAPGTFFWVGGAMEDYGDVYPHHHPKFNVLEESMLYIGKLFIGIVLNYLEKEKNVPPKKE encoded by the coding sequence GTGAAGGAAGAATTATTTACGAGATTGGAAGAAATCTATCCAGACTTAGTCGCATTTAGAAGGGACTTACACAAGTTCCCTGAACTATCCCATACAGAAGTACACACACCGAAAAAGGTTGCAGACTTTCTAACAAATTTAGGATTGGAAGTTAGAACTGGTGTTGGCGGACGCGGTGTAGTTGGCATTTTAAAAGGTACTAAACTTGGGAAAACCATTGCTTTACGTGCAGACTTTGATGCGTTGCCGATTCAGGATGAAAAAGACGTGGAATATAAATCACAAATCCCAGGTGTTATGCATGCATGTGGCCATGATATCCATACTGCAGGTCTTCTTGGGGTAGCAAAAGTATTGAGTGAAAACCGTGACTCCCTGGCAGGAACAATTGTATTTATTCATCAATTCGCTGAGGAAGTCATTCCAGGTGGCGCCAAATTCATGATTGAAGATGGTGCAATGGATGGTGTTGATGTTGTATATGGTGCACATGTAAGCTCATCAGATCCGCTTGGTGTTGTCGATGTAAGAGATGGAAATATGATGGCAAATGGGGATACATTTGAAATTGAGATATCTGGAAAAGGCGGACATGCTGCCACCCCACATTTAACTGTGGACCCACTGATTGTCGGAAGCCAAATGATGCTTAACTTACAACAAATTGTTAGCCGGCAAATAGATCCATTACAATCAGCTGTCGTATCAGTAACTTCTTTTCAAGGTGGAGATAGTTTTAATGTCATTCCGGACAAAGCAACTATTAAAGGAACAGTCCGAACCTTTGATCCAAACATAAGAGATTGGGTGGAAGAATCAATTAAAAAAATTGCAGTTTCTACTAGCGACACATTTGGAGCCACAGCAACCTGCAATTATGTTAGAGGGTATCCGGCTGTAGTCAACAATCCAGAAGAAACAGATCGTATAGAACAAACTGCAACAGAACTATATGGAAAGGAAAACGTCAAACGCAATCCACCTAAAATGGGAATGGAAGACTTTGCTTATTATGTGAAAGAGGCGCCAGGCACATTCTTCTGGGTTGGAGGGGCAATGGAGGATTATGGAGATGTTTATCCACACCACCATCCAAAATTTAATGTACTAGAAGAATCGATGCTTTATATAGGCAAATTATTTATTGGAATAGTGTTAAATTATTTAGAAAAGGAAAAAAACGTTCCGCCAAAAAAGGAGTAA
- a CDS encoding DUF5058 family protein encodes MGDVIEVANSAPFWIFAFIIIGIVIFQAIIFLRIAKKSAPDVGMTQRDERIAMRTGLITAIGPSVAVAIVIISLITILGSPITLMRIGIIGSAATESGAAQVGANAFGTELGGDDFPIEALATVVWTMFLGGMGWLIVVALFTKQLGKTQKKIEKNNPKIMSSVTLAAMLGAFGFLVSDEMIISINHTIAGIVAVGSMIGFMIIADKLDIAWIKEWSLGFSMVIGMTVAHLTTMF; translated from the coding sequence TTGGGAGATGTAATAGAAGTTGCCAATAGTGCTCCGTTTTGGATTTTTGCCTTTATCATCATTGGGATTGTTATATTCCAGGCAATCATCTTTTTGCGCATCGCAAAAAAATCAGCTCCAGATGTTGGGATGACACAAAGAGACGAAAGAATTGCTATGAGGACTGGGCTCATTACTGCGATTGGTCCGTCTGTTGCCGTTGCGATTGTAATAATTTCTTTAATTACGATTCTAGGTTCTCCAATTACATTAATGCGTATTGGAATTATTGGTTCAGCAGCAACAGAATCAGGAGCTGCTCAAGTAGGGGCAAATGCATTTGGAACAGAGCTAGGAGGGGATGATTTTCCTATAGAAGCTCTAGCAACTGTAGTATGGACGATGTTTTTAGGAGGGATGGGTTGGCTGATTGTTGTAGCGTTATTCACCAAACAATTAGGGAAAACACAGAAAAAAATTGAAAAAAATAATCCCAAAATAATGTCTAGTGTTACCTTAGCAGCTATGTTAGGAGCATTTGGTTTTCTAGTAAGTGATGAAATGATCATTAGTATAAATCACACAATTGCTGGAATTGTTGCTGTAGGGTCAATGATCGGGTTTATGATTATTGCTGATAAATTGGATATTGCATGGATAAAGGAATGGTCATTGGGTTTTTCAATGGTTATTGGCATGACCGTTGCTCACTTAACCACAATGTTCTAA
- a CDS encoding small-conductance mechanosensitive channel, whose product MSANPEKVETENVNTNASVDSAMDVFHNRAHFWGRTTLWVLIVMCLVPPLYVSFVLDAHPGWDLIGVGLIGYASFIGIMWVLEPVTYYPTLGIAGTYLAFLTGNIANLCLPSSASAQKAVGAEVGTRKAEVAGTFGIAMASLVNTVIILLTILGGTYILSMLPAAVEGVFDFILPAIFGAVLGQFAYKTPQYGVLAIVIAMVVLFSPVFEAIQIAACVALTITAVLFMEKQKNKSAETKN is encoded by the coding sequence ATGAGCGCAAATCCAGAAAAAGTTGAGACGGAAAATGTAAACACAAATGCATCAGTTGATAGTGCAATGGATGTTTTTCATAATCGAGCACATTTTTGGGGTCGTACTACACTTTGGGTATTAATAGTAATGTGTTTAGTGCCACCATTATATGTGTCCTTTGTTTTAGATGCGCATCCAGGCTGGGATTTAATTGGCGTGGGGTTAATTGGTTACGCTTCGTTTATCGGTATAATGTGGGTGTTAGAGCCAGTTACGTATTACCCTACCCTTGGGATTGCCGGAACTTATTTAGCCTTTTTAACAGGCAATATCGCAAATCTATGCCTTCCTAGTTCAGCATCAGCACAGAAAGCAGTTGGAGCAGAAGTAGGCACTCGTAAGGCAGAAGTTGCTGGAACATTTGGAATTGCCATGGCATCGCTAGTGAATACGGTAATCATTCTTTTAACTATCTTAGGCGGAACCTACATTTTGTCTATGTTGCCTGCAGCCGTGGAAGGTGTCTTTGACTTTATACTTCCTGCTATATTCGGCGCAGTATTAGGGCAATTTGCGTATAAAACACCACAATATGGTGTTCTTGCCATAGTCATTGCAATGGTAGTATTATTTTCTCCTGTTTTTGAGGCAATTCAAATTGCAGCATGTGTCGCGCTAACTATTACAGCTGTTCTCTTTATGGAAAAACAAAAAAATAAAAGTGCAGAAACGAAAAATTAG
- a CDS encoding amidase: MSSELKEHSLVALAEKIQTKEVSAIEVTEEFIAQIEKYNPIVNAIVSFSPERARSEARAADHRLANGEVDGLLHGIPMSFKDTHDVAGLPTTKGSPVLRDNVPEKDELIVERLRKAGAITLGKTNVPEFAAGSHTFNEVFGMTRNPYNLERTSGGSSGGAAAALATNMIPLADGSDMGGSCRNPAAFNNVVGMRPSPGRVPTHTKPNAFSRLSVQGPLARTVKDAAYMMTVIAGYDKRDPISIKESGEIFNKSLQRDFKGVRVAYSSDLGGQIPIDPMVREGFLEQIPILEKLGFVAEENFPDMCGADEVFNVLRAHDMETAAGEMVEEHQEKIKDTYVKNVELGRQLSGPDVGKAMRLQTELFSRMHTFFGNYDYLVLPVSQVPPFDAELEYPTTISGVKMDSYISWMRSCSLITATGHPAISVPAGFTKDGLPLGLQIVGPHQADFEILQAAFAFEQATHYRKKFPVLISRVR; this comes from the coding sequence ATGAGTTCAGAATTAAAAGAACATTCACTGGTAGCACTCGCAGAAAAAATCCAAACAAAAGAAGTTTCAGCGATCGAAGTAACAGAGGAATTTATTGCTCAAATTGAAAAGTATAATCCCATCGTGAACGCTATCGTTTCCTTTTCACCTGAACGAGCTCGGTCTGAGGCTCGAGCTGCCGATCATCGTTTGGCTAATGGGGAGGTGGATGGTCTCTTACATGGCATTCCGATGTCGTTTAAAGATACGCACGATGTAGCTGGTCTTCCGACGACGAAGGGATCGCCTGTTTTACGAGATAATGTACCGGAAAAAGATGAATTGATCGTTGAACGTTTGCGAAAGGCTGGCGCCATAACCCTCGGTAAAACAAATGTCCCTGAATTCGCGGCAGGTTCTCATACCTTTAATGAAGTGTTTGGGATGACTCGTAATCCGTATAATTTGGAGCGAACATCAGGTGGAAGTAGCGGGGGAGCGGCTGCGGCACTTGCAACGAATATGATTCCGCTCGCAGACGGGAGTGACATGGGGGGTTCTTGCCGTAACCCGGCCGCCTTTAATAATGTCGTTGGGATGCGACCTTCGCCTGGTCGCGTTCCTACCCATACAAAACCAAATGCTTTTTCAAGATTGAGCGTCCAGGGACCGCTGGCTCGTACGGTTAAAGACGCAGCTTATATGATGACGGTGATTGCCGGATATGACAAGCGGGATCCCATTTCTATTAAAGAGAGTGGGGAAATTTTCAATAAATCGCTTCAAAGAGACTTTAAAGGGGTACGTGTGGCTTATTCTTCCGATTTAGGAGGTCAAATCCCTATTGATCCGATGGTGCGTGAGGGATTTTTAGAGCAAATACCTATCCTCGAAAAGCTTGGTTTTGTCGCGGAAGAAAACTTCCCGGATATGTGTGGCGCTGATGAGGTGTTTAATGTCTTGAGAGCGCACGATATGGAAACGGCCGCGGGTGAAATGGTCGAAGAACACCAGGAAAAGATCAAAGATACGTATGTCAAAAACGTGGAACTTGGCCGTCAACTTTCCGGACCGGATGTCGGAAAAGCAATGCGGTTACAAACCGAGTTGTTCTCCCGTATGCATACTTTTTTCGGGAATTATGATTACCTCGTCCTTCCTGTCAGTCAGGTTCCTCCATTTGATGCCGAATTGGAATATCCAACAACCATCAGCGGTGTGAAGATGGATTCTTATATTAGCTGGATGCGTTCATGTTCGCTCATCACTGCCACCGGCCATCCCGCGATTTCTGTCCCCGCTGGTTTTACTAAAGACGGCCTTCCACTTGGCTTGCAAATCGTCGGTCCTCATCAAGCAGATTTCGAGATCTTGCAAGCGGCTTTTGCATTTGAACAAGCTACTCATTATAGGAAAAAATTCCCTGTTCTAATTTCAAGAGTAAGATGA